A segment of the Parasynechococcus marenigrum WH 8102 genome:
AGTCCTTGATCGCGGACATGGCCACCTTGACTGCCTGCTCCTGGGTCAGTTTCAGCTCACAGCCAGATTTGTTGTATCCAAAAGCGATCGTGCCTCCGATCATCGGGATCTGAACAACCCCACGCTTCACCTTGCGGCGATCACGGCTGATCATCGGGTCATCGGATGCACCGAAATTAACGGTCTGATCCAGATAAGCCTTTCGACCCGAACCGGACCCAATGGCCTGGTAATTAACCATCGGGCCATCGTTACCGGCCAGCATCCCGAACCAACGCTGATAGATCTGGGCAGGGAACGTGGCCCCTGCTCCGGTGATCCGCCCAGACGCAAAAGCAGAACCGCTCAGGCTGAGCAGGAGAACCGCGCCTGACACGACAGAAGGTCTGATCAGGTTGTTCATGCTCGGGTCAATACCTTCTGTGAATCGTAAAGCGATCCAACCGAGTTGTCGTCCCCTTGAACGAAACTGAATCAGCGGTAATTCTCAAACTGCAGCGGCACATCCAACTCGTCTTCCTTGCTTTTGACCAACTGGATCGCCGCCTGCAGATCGTCCTTGCTTTTGCCCGTAATCCGCACACTCTCCCCCTGAATCGCCACGGTGACTTTTTTCAGTTCATCCCGCACGATTTTGCTGAGCTTCTTGGCGATCTCCTGGCTGAGGCCCTTACGCAGTTTCACCACCTGCTTCACCCGATTGCCACCAACACTCTCTGGAGTTTGAAAATCGAAGATCTTCAACGACAGATTGCGCTTGGTGGCCTTGGCCCGCAGC
Coding sequences within it:
- a CDS encoding YajQ family cyclic di-GMP-binding protein, with amino-acid sequence MASTSSFDVVSDFDRQELVNTLDQVRRDVGNRYDLKDSNTEIQLEETELVITTASDMTLQAVEDVLRAKATKRNLSLKIFDFQTPESVGGNRVKQVVKLRKGLSQEIAKKLSKIVRDELKKVTVAIQGESVRITGKSKDDLQAAIQLVKSKEDELDVPLQFENYR